In Clostridium thermosuccinogenes, the genomic stretch AACCCTGCATTGGCATATGTTTATCGCAAATACATTTTGTATTATGTCAACTTCTTTTTTGAGAAAAAGATGTCAGTATCTGCATATCAATACTAATATGTGATACAGGTTTAAAAGCATGAAGACAACTGGCTTCTTTGGAGTATCTTCTTTAATACGTTTTGCATATAATGTGGATTGCACTTAATATGGAATATGTATTGTTGACTTTGGAGTTTCTTTCATTATTATCAGCCTCACATTAATATGATATTTATATAATAACATATATGTGTTTCTGATTTATCATGTTTTATTTCATATGTTTTTTATTACATTTATATTATATTCAGTTATCAGATGAATTGTCAATAGCAAAATTAGTTTTTATTAGCATAAAAAATATAAAAACGGTATAACATATATCATATTCAACGATACATATTATGCCGTTTATTTAATTCTTATACCCAATTTGCATTTTTGCACAAGCAATTTGTTCCGGAAATAAAAGATTTCACGCCCTTTGTTCATCCCAAAGGGCTGTCGGGAGAGGATGCAAGACAGTATTCCGTTTTTAAAGAGCCGATATGGGTTTTCCTATATCAATATTACTTTTGCGTAAGTATCAGAATTAAGTAATTTTTTTGGTAGTTTGTCCGATAATCAGTTCTGACTCCAGAAAGACTTTTTTATTATAGTCTCCATTTTCAATCTGTTTCTGTATCAGCTGCACTGCAATTGCCCCCATCTCTCTTTCCTTCTGGCGAACATGGGTAAATAAATAATCCCCTGTATAGCTGCGGGGTTCATCAAAGCATATTATGGATATATCATCGGGAACTTTTTTGCCAAGGGTTAAAACTGCCTTCCTGCAAAGCAATGCGATATTATACTCCGTAGCAAATAAGCATGTGATTTGAGGATTTCTCTTTAAATGATCCATTATCTTTTCTATATCTTTTGCTATGTTTTCCTCAGTATTCATGCCGGGTATTGTGCTCTTGATGCCCATCAGGTGCAGGCTGCTTTCTACCGGAACCCCGTTTTCCGCATGGCTTTTTATAAACCCTTCCATGCGTTCCTCGATGGTGGAAGTATCAATTGATGGAGGTGAAACAAAGCTAATATACCTATGTCCCAGCTTCAGCAGATAGTCAACAGCCATCTTTGATGATGCTATATTGTCCGTGCATACACATGGCGAAGGTATTCCTTTCAGATACCTGTCGACAAAGACCACAGGAAAACCGTCCAGCACTAATCTAAGCACCTTTGGATTATAGTTTTCTCCATGCACAGGCATTATAATAATACCCTTTACTCCAAGGTTCACCAAGCCATCCATTACTTTTTCCTCTAAATCCTGAAGGCCAAAAGTTCGTCTGTGAACAATATACAGATCATGCTTTGTCGCTTCTTCCTCGATTCCCTTAAACAATTCGGTAGCGTACCCATCTGAATAATCGGGCAGGACAAAACCTATTAATGAACCGGATTTCACACAGCCTTCATTCGTTTTGTCCGTGGTTTCTTTAAAATCCTTTGTGATATATGAACCTTTACCCCTTATTCTCTTAACTATTCCTTCCTCTGCCAGCAATTCAAGCGCTTTTTTGGTGGTTATCCTGCTCACATTGAATTTTTCTGTCAGTTCCTTTTCCGTAGGTAAACGATCTCCTTTTTCATACTTTCCTGATTTTATTTCATTAATAACATGATTGTATATTATCTCATATAGATGTCCGTTGGTACCATTCAATAAACTCACCTCATATCAAGTTGTAAATGCCATATATATTATATCATTTATATTATTTATGTCAATATTATGGGTTTTATCTCATTTTATACTAAGGAGCTTTTTCCTTATAGTAATCCATCACAACTTCCCTCTCCCTATATTTCCGGGCAATACCAATCCTTTGCAGGCTTGTGCTATAATGGTAAATAATTCCATTTAGCAGGAGGTACTCTTCATGAGAACTAAAAGGTTGGACAAGTTCCGAAAGTACAGATACAGAAAATACAGAAAATTCTTCCTATTCGTTGTGGTCATACCCTTTGCCTCTGTCTTTGTAGGGTATCTGCTGACATCCCTCATCATTCTGCCGGTAATGTCGAAATAAGGCTCCGGCCTGGACTATAGCTTGGACTACAGCTTGGATCATAGCTTGGATCATAGCTTGGATTACAGCTTGTACTACAGCTTGTACTACAACTTGTACTACAGCCTATACTAAGGCTTGTACCATAGCTTTTAATCAGCCGGTTCCCGCAATAGCCGTGGTAAAATTCCTTAATACTTTACAGTAACAAAAAATTGATATCCGTCAATCTAGCATCCTTCCCTCACCTGAACAGCAGGCGGTTTATTTATTCGCGGCTTCATCGGAGGACAGGCCAAAGCCTGCAGAAAAGGTGGGCATCAAGCCCACCTGTAGATTATTCTGCTATAGCATCCTCATTTCTTTCAATAGGTTCACCAAGCTCCATATGAATATATGTTTCCCTTATTTCCCCTTCAATAAGAAACTGGACTTTTTCGATGCCCGGCAGTTCCGTAAGGGTATTCACTATTGAATATATGGTCATCAATTCTCCTGCCGAACCACCGGTGGAATTCTCCAGGAACTCCTTCGAAAGATTGAGGTGGCATATCCCGTCCTTTGTTTCCACCGACAAAACCCTCGTTCCTTCAGGTATTGTGGGATTCAAGCCCCGGGTTATCGGAGCTTTGGTCAGCTCATAAAACACTTCGGCTTCTATGGGTTCATCTTTGTATATGTAAGCTTCCCTCTTTTCAGCTATTAAGGCTTCCCCTTCGGCATTGCCATAATACAGGGTTACCGCCCGAGTTTCTCCTTCAACCGGCTGGCCCTGAGCATCCAGTTCAAATCTTTCCAGCTCTCCGAAGGGCAATCCGCTGGGTCCTATCAAAGCTTCCCCTTCAACCAATATTTTCACCTTCCGTATTCCTTCCATATCGGTCAGAGTATTGACCAGGGATGCTCTTGCTATGACCTCTGCCATTCCATTTGCATTTAGAAATTCTTTTGAAAAATTAACTATCACTGTATCACCGTCAATACTGCTTTCAATCAGCCTTGTATTCTCCGGCATGCTTCTTTTAAGGTTCTTTTCCGACGGACCTTCAATTAAGGCTTCAATTGCCGCTCTGACCATGTCTCCGTCCTCTACGGCAACCTCCCTCATTTCTTTCACAACAGCGCTTTTATCTTCATTTGCGAAATAAAGGCTCAATGTTATTTTATTCTCACCGGTTGTATTGCTCTCATCCGGAGCGGTATCAGAAGTGGAGGTTTGAGTGGTGGATGCAGGTAAATCCGTATCCTGTGGGGCATCGCTTTCTTTACCTTTCATGAAACTGCAAGCGGATATTGTCGTAATAATTACTGCCAGCGTTATCGTCAGAGTAATATTCCTTTTCATATTCTGCTTCATCTCCTCAGTTTTTCATATTTTCACATAAATCCCGCCCTCAGTTTAATTATACCTCCTCTTATTTCCCATATCCAGTTTTATGGCAACATTGTTAATCAACTGTAATAATATCCTTAATTTTGTCAAATTTGCTCGCACCTATCCCGGAAACTTGCATGATATCTGAGATTTTTTTGAATTTTCCGTTCTTCTGGCGGTAGTCAATGATCTTCTGCGCTGTAGCAGCGCCAATGCCGGGAAGAGTATCCAGCTCCTCCAGGGTGGCGGTATTTATGTTGATTTTTCCGCCGGAAATGCCGCTCGACCCTTTATTGCCGATT encodes the following:
- a CDS encoding GntR family transcriptional regulator, yielding MNGTNGHLYEIIYNHVINEIKSGKYEKGDRLPTEKELTEKFNVSRITTKKALELLAEEGIVKRIRGKGSYITKDFKETTDKTNEGCVKSGSLIGFVLPDYSDGYATELFKGIEEEATKHDLYIVHRRTFGLQDLEEKVMDGLVNLGVKGIIIMPVHGENYNPKVLRLVLDGFPVVFVDRYLKGIPSPCVCTDNIASSKMAVDYLLKLGHRYISFVSPPSIDTSTIEERMEGFIKSHAENGVPVESSLHLMGIKSTIPGMNTEENIAKDIEKIMDHLKRNPQITCLFATEYNIALLCRKAVLTLGKKVPDDISIICFDEPRSYTGDYLFTHVRQKEREMGAIAVQLIQKQIENGDYNKKVFLESELIIGQTTKKIT
- a CDS encoding GerMN domain-containing protein, whose translation is MKRNITLTITLAVIITTISACSFMKGKESDAPQDTDLPASTTQTSTSDTAPDESNTTGENKITLSLYFANEDKSAVVKEMREVAVEDGDMVRAAIEALIEGPSEKNLKRSMPENTRLIESSIDGDTVIVNFSKEFLNANGMAEVIARASLVNTLTDMEGIRKVKILVEGEALIGPSGLPFGELERFELDAQGQPVEGETRAVTLYYGNAEGEALIAEKREAYIYKDEPIEAEVFYELTKAPITRGLNPTIPEGTRVLSVETKDGICHLNLSKEFLENSTGGSAGELMTIYSIVNTLTELPGIEKVQFLIEGEIRETYIHMELGEPIERNEDAIAE